From one Lycorma delicatula isolate Av1 chromosome 2, ASM4794821v1, whole genome shotgun sequence genomic stretch:
- the LOC142320055 gene encoding uncharacterized protein LOC142320055 has translation MEWWKSGEGAPIKAKKHFLVGKVLGTVFWDSKRFIQNIKHKSINHRKFDALSSNELGITLEFFIHQSQLAYFQSEINDLQNQRFTSKQSKLGSLDPFLDCKGLLRVGGRLEHSNLSFDKKHQLILHPHANITRLIIHSEHLRLLHAGFQFTHSSLRQRFWIVNAKIAIRSIVRKCLKCFCFNADKQSQQLGQLPSSRITPSRAFSSCAIDYGGPL, from the exons ATGGAGTGGTGGAAAAGTGGTGAAGGGGCACCGATCAAGGCCAAGAAACACTTTTTAGTTGGAAAAGTTCTAGGAACTGTGTTTTGGGACTCAAAAAG attcattcaaaatattaagcATAAGTCTATTAACCATAGAAAATTTGATGCATTGTCTTCAAATGAATTAGGAATCACTcttgaatttttcattcatcaATCTCAGTTAGCATATTTTCAGTCTGAGATTAATGATCTTCAAAACCAACGTTTCACTTCGAAACAAAGTAAACTCGGTTCACTAGATCCATTTTTAGACTGTAAAGGTTTACTTCGTGTAGGAGGTAGACTGGAACATTCTAATTTGTCTTTCgataaaaaacatcaattaataCTACATCCTCATGCAAACATAACAAGGTTAATCATCCACAGTGAACATTTACGTCTTTTACATGCTGGATTCCAATTCACTCACAGTTCTCTTCGTCAAAGATTTTGGATTGTGAATGCAAAAATAGCTATTCGTTCTATAGTAAGGAAATGcctaaaatgtttttgttttaatgctgATAAGCAATCTCAGCAACTTGGTCAATTACCCTCTTCTAGAATTACCCCTTCACGAGCCTTTTCTAGTTGTGCTATTGACTATGGTGGCCCTTTATGA